The following proteins are co-located in the Desulfoscipio sp. XC116 genome:
- a CDS encoding nickel-dependent hydrogenase large subunit, translating to MKKITINPVTRANSPFMVEAVISQGKVVEARCSVQFFRGFELILRDRDPRDASYLTERVCGICSSAHGTAAAYALEDAAGVRPPHNGNVLRNLILGADLLQNHIRHFYLLSLPDYVRGPDMHPFVPGYSKDFRLAGRDNEAMLQNYYEALEMARLAHEMVALFGAKAPFPHSILAGGSTVAPTADVVLNFRSKLKKINDFIANRMIVDVHTLAEVYADYYTIGGRTADMLVFGIFPRDQDDRARYFSCGALLEGQVHQVNAQAINEDLSHAWYEHSTAANDGGIGAEKIPNNKGMLNEQTAPNREKKGAYSWVKAPRYNGRAVEGGPLARLWISGDYRHGVSTMDRIMARVLETQKVGQLMAGWLEELRPGEPVYKPFKVPHEAIGVGLTGAMRGPLGHWLRIEKGRIADYRIITPTAWNMSPRDAEGQPGPMEQSLLNTPVADENEPIEISRVVRSFDPCSACATHVIAPGKSLREFIISV from the coding sequence TTGAAAAAGATTACTATTAACCCGGTGACCCGGGCCAACAGTCCCTTTATGGTGGAAGCTGTGATATCTCAAGGAAAAGTGGTGGAAGCCAGGTGCAGCGTGCAGTTTTTCCGGGGCTTTGAACTGATCTTGCGGGATCGGGACCCCAGGGACGCCAGTTATCTTACCGAGCGGGTGTGCGGTATCTGCTCGTCCGCCCACGGCACGGCGGCGGCTTATGCTCTGGAGGACGCCGCCGGGGTGCGTCCGCCCCATAACGGTAATGTATTGCGCAATTTAATACTGGGTGCGGATCTGCTGCAAAACCATATTCGACATTTTTATTTGTTAAGCTTGCCCGATTACGTGCGGGGACCCGATATGCATCCTTTTGTGCCCGGTTACAGCAAGGACTTCAGGCTTGCGGGGCGGGACAACGAGGCTATGCTGCAAAATTATTATGAAGCACTGGAGATGGCCCGATTGGCTCATGAAATGGTGGCTCTGTTCGGTGCTAAAGCGCCTTTTCCCCACAGTATTCTGGCTGGAGGCAGCACTGTGGCACCTACGGCGGATGTAGTGCTGAATTTTCGTTCAAAATTAAAAAAAATTAATGATTTTATTGCTAACCGGATGATTGTTGATGTTCACACCCTGGCCGAGGTCTATGCCGATTACTATACAATCGGCGGACGTACTGCCGACATGCTTGTATTTGGCATTTTCCCCCGGGATCAAGATGATCGTGCAAGGTATTTCTCTTGCGGGGCGCTGCTGGAAGGGCAGGTGCATCAAGTAAACGCGCAGGCTATCAATGAGGATCTAAGTCACGCCTGGTATGAGCATAGCACCGCGGCTAACGATGGGGGAATAGGCGCCGAAAAGATCCCTAATAATAAAGGTATGCTCAATGAACAAACGGCACCCAATCGTGAGAAGAAAGGGGCCTATTCCTGGGTAAAAGCGCCCCGTTACAACGGCCGGGCGGTGGAGGGAGGCCCCCTGGCCCGGCTCTGGATAAGCGGTGACTATCGACATGGTGTATCTACAATGGATCGGATAATGGCCCGGGTGCTGGAGACCCAAAAGGTGGGGCAATTAATGGCGGGGTGGCTGGAGGAACTGCGCCCTGGGGAACCGGTATACAAACCATTTAAAGTGCCCCATGAGGCAATCGGAGTGGGATTGACCGGCGCTATGCGCGGCCCGCTGGGACACTGGCTGCGTATTGAAAAGGGGCGCATTGCCGATTACCGAATCATCACTCCCACAGCGTGGAATATGTCCCCCCGGGATGCGGAAGGACAGCCCGGGCCGATGGAACAGTCTCTTTTGAACACTCCGGTGGCGGATGAAAACGAGCCCATAGAAATCAGCCGGGTGGTGCGTTCTTTCGACCCCTGCTCGGCCTGTGCCACCCATGTGATAGCACCGGGCAAATCATTGCGGGAATTTATAATATCTGTGTGA
- a CDS encoding YkoF family thiamine/hydroxymethylpyrimidine-binding protein codes for MLTAEVSLYPQKTTNASRIINSSLDTLRQHDLQTQVGSMSTRLQGTDEEVWAGLRDLFNRAGAQNEVNMVVTISNSAV; via the coding sequence ATGTTAACCGCTGAAGTGTCTCTCTACCCGCAGAAAACCACTAACGCCAGCCGGATTATCAACAGTTCACTGGACACACTGAGACAGCATGACTTACAGACCCAGGTGGGTTCCATGTCTACCCGGCTACAGGGTACGGATGAGGAAGTATGGGCCGGTTTAAGAGATTTATTTAACCGGGCCGGAGCTCAAAACGAAGTCAACATGGTAGTGACTATATCCAACTCGGCGGTTTAG
- a CDS encoding L,D-transpeptidase yields MKYLSKSVLTAIAVLFILGSLDYKQNRQQKPIPQSNLPIAQQPVQPGEGKQKASPAPEDAESGHVIFENDRVTVCRLSHASDIINRLTGQTIRVNHVGAVYNICGKLAGATPLVGYAIAEGIKLVGSDQITVIGIEPAFEVLAVYPNPRTGRDRIIINKGTNTLYLYKKGELYKSYPVATGKDPLYTPEGVFKIANKIEDHGRELKPQLGERWMGLAVPFAQDNRAEKDARAPVGSKYGIHGTDDPESIGKKASGGCIRMDNGQIAELFKLVEVNTTVEIRQH; encoded by the coding sequence ATGAAATATTTATCTAAATCGGTATTAACAGCAATAGCCGTTTTGTTTATTCTTGGCAGCTTGGATTATAAACAAAATAGACAACAAAAACCAATCCCTCAAAGCAATCTTCCTATAGCACAACAGCCCGTTCAGCCGGGTGAAGGTAAACAAAAGGCTTCCCCGGCCCCCGAAGATGCCGAGTCCGGGCATGTTATATTTGAGAATGACAGGGTAACGGTCTGCCGTTTAAGCCATGCATCCGATATTATTAATAGGCTGACGGGACAAACTATAAGAGTAAACCATGTCGGTGCGGTATACAATATTTGTGGCAAGCTGGCCGGTGCGACCCCATTGGTGGGGTATGCTATAGCGGAGGGTATTAAGCTGGTTGGCAGTGACCAAATAACCGTCATTGGCATTGAGCCGGCGTTTGAAGTGCTGGCTGTCTATCCCAATCCCCGCACTGGACGGGATAGGATTATTATCAATAAGGGAACCAATACTTTATATTTATACAAAAAGGGCGAGCTGTATAAAAGTTATCCGGTAGCTACCGGAAAAGATCCGCTTTATACACCTGAGGGTGTTTTTAAAATAGCTAATAAGATTGAGGACCACGGCCGGGAGTTAAAGCCACAGTTGGGTGAACGCTGGATGGGCCTTGCCGTGCCTTTTGCACAGGATAACCGGGCCGAAAAAGACGCCAGGGCACCGGTGGGCAGCAAGTACGGCATTCATGGCACCGATGATCCGGAATCCATTGGTAAGAAAGCTTCGGGTGGGTGCATCAGGATGGACAATGGGCAGATTGCCGAGCTTTTTAAGCTGGTTGAGGTAAATACAACCGTGGAGATCAGGCAGCATTAG
- a CDS encoding ferritin-like domain-containing protein yields MDDKTIIAKLNWFYSLELNQVDLYTAQAHAVEDIYLAKTFARIAMIEQQHVDNLAEEIKRRGEMPTSLGDVISPLLGKAAGTLSGLLGPKMMFKMDITLEEKAMQDYKNMIMHVGNDKHLFDVLWDNLIDEDLHTAWFANKLKEFED; encoded by the coding sequence ATGGACGATAAGACAATTATAGCTAAATTAAACTGGTTTTACAGCCTGGAGCTGAACCAGGTGGATTTATACACAGCCCAGGCCCATGCGGTGGAGGACATTTACCTGGCGAAAACATTTGCCCGCATAGCAATGATTGAGCAGCAGCACGTGGATAACTTGGCCGAGGAGATTAAAAGAAGAGGGGAAATGCCCACCAGTCTGGGGGATGTTATTTCACCCCTGCTTGGAAAAGCCGCCGGTACATTAAGTGGCCTGCTGGGACCCAAAATGATGTTTAAAATGGATATCACCTTGGAGGAGAAGGCCATGCAGGATTATAAAAATATGATCATGCATGTAGGAAACGACAAGCACCTGTTCGATGTCTTATGGGATAATCTGATTGACGAGGATCTGCATACCGCCTGGTTTGCCAATAAATTAAAGGAGTTTGAAGATTAA
- a CDS encoding cytochrome b/b6 domain-containing protein has product MKFTNNLLGLRIKAVNTLRHNRITRALHWVLAPSFFLLAASGFYIHKPGGVRCFRSMDAARKVHFAAQYFFGFYFLSRAYYAVVSRDYRKLFPGSDDIATASGFAAYELFLKKKEPKYPKYNPGQKLLFSQMAILFITQLFTGAALYSSGKLQVLTRFFGGLHNTRLVHYLAAVALTGTVSGHMYFAFTDSLEKLKSIITGYFRPK; this is encoded by the coding sequence ATGAAATTTACTAATAATCTATTAGGATTAAGAATAAAGGCTGTTAATACCCTCCGTCACAACCGGATTACCAGGGCTTTGCACTGGGTGCTGGCACCGTCTTTCTTTTTGCTGGCGGCCAGTGGTTTTTATATTCATAAACCCGGAGGTGTCCGTTGCTTTCGCAGTATGGATGCCGCTAGGAAAGTGCATTTTGCCGCCCAGTATTTCTTTGGCTTTTATTTTTTATCCCGGGCATATTATGCCGTGGTCAGTCGTGACTATCGGAAGCTTTTCCCCGGCTCCGATGATATAGCTACAGCTTCCGGGTTTGCCGCTTATGAATTGTTTTTAAAGAAAAAAGAGCCCAAGTATCCCAAATATAATCCCGGGCAAAAGCTGCTGTTTTCTCAAATGGCCATATTATTTATAACACAGCTGTTTACCGGGGCCGCTCTTTATTCCTCGGGCAAACTGCAGGTATTAACCCGCTTTTTCGGAGGGCTGCATAATACCCGCCTGGTGCACTACTTGGCTGCGGTGGCCTTAACCGGCACGGTTTCGGGACATATGTATTTTGCCTTTACCGACAGTCTGGAAAAACTTAAGTCAATTATTACAGGTTATTTTAGACCTAAATAA
- a CDS encoding hydrogenase maturation protease — translation MTEVEQIAVVGLGNPLMRDDGIGPRVVRELQKNGVPPGVRAVEAGGGMWGYWCLLQKCRQVIAVDSMQGGGPPGAVYLVTLEQLSTREDGRKAGPGGWINHDPHFLDVLQLAAHYGIKPQVTIIGVEPKEIGFSLELSPEIETRLPEVLKIVREQCRKRLH, via the coding sequence GTGACTGAAGTAGAGCAAATTGCCGTGGTGGGTCTGGGTAATCCATTAATGCGGGATGATGGTATCGGACCCCGGGTGGTGCGGGAGTTGCAAAAAAACGGTGTTCCGCCGGGTGTGCGGGCTGTTGAAGCAGGAGGCGGCATGTGGGGGTATTGGTGCTTACTGCAAAAATGTCGGCAGGTGATTGCTGTAGACAGTATGCAGGGGGGCGGACCGCCGGGGGCCGTTTATCTGGTGACATTGGAGCAGCTAAGCACAAGAGAGGACGGACGGAAAGCGGGGCCGGGGGGGTGGATAAACCACGACCCGCATTTTTTGGATGTGCTGCAGCTGGCTGCCCATTACGGGATAAAGCCGCAAGTGACCATCATTGGAGTGGAGCCCAAAGAAATTGGCTTTTCCCTGGAATTATCGCCGGAAATTGAGACCAGGCTGCCTGAGGTGCTCAAGATTGTACGGGAACAGTGTCGGAAGCGTTTGCATTAA
- a CDS encoding universal stress protein, which translates to MTRMLLAINGAEYSTQALNKAIWLSKVEDAQLDVLYVNPPCNQMYPDVPGLCFWMPDFEYKMVAERLRNKVLDSEIIPKFQEAGMEPHIIVTSRDQDDKIKEMSVENQYDKIFIASPSRYCRSQAKGWLWFKNKLQEIPAGTVCLI; encoded by the coding sequence ATGACTAGAATGTTACTGGCCATAAACGGCGCCGAATACTCAACGCAAGCACTTAATAAAGCGATTTGGCTGTCCAAAGTAGAGGATGCCCAACTGGATGTTTTATACGTCAATCCCCCGTGCAACCAAATGTACCCCGATGTTCCCGGTCTTTGCTTCTGGATGCCGGACTTCGAATATAAAATGGTTGCCGAAAGGCTAAGGAATAAAGTACTGGATAGCGAAATTATCCCCAAATTCCAAGAAGCCGGCATGGAGCCACATATAATTGTTACCAGCCGGGATCAAGATGATAAAATAAAAGAAATGAGCGTAGAAAACCAATACGACAAGATATTCATCGCCAGCCCGTCAAGATACTGCCGCAGCCAAGCTAAAGGCTGGCTATGGTTTAAAAACAAGCTGCAAGAAATTCCCGCCGGAACAGTTTGCTTAATTTAG
- a CDS encoding class I SAM-dependent methyltransferase, with protein sequence MELSKRLTAVARHVPAGAAVADIGTDHAYLPVYLVRQGISRRVVAGDINRGPFDGALITVRASGLENYIDLRMGDGLNILKPGEVNVLVIAGMGGKTVCAVFEQGRAVMRQLQRLVIQPMRDIALVRRWLMDNGWRLADEDMVYEDGHYYVILVAEPGTEKVMDSFALEVGPCLLEKRNVVLREFLKRRSVEINSILAAITRAQSAGAIERAEFLKQEAEKIEEVLANW encoded by the coding sequence ATGGAATTATCGAAAAGATTAACTGCGGTGGCCCGGCACGTGCCGGCCGGTGCGGCGGTAGCGGATATTGGCACGGACCACGCCTATTTGCCGGTTTATCTGGTTCGTCAGGGTATATCCCGCCGGGTGGTAGCCGGTGACATAAATCGGGGACCGTTTGACGGGGCTTTAATCACCGTGCGGGCCAGCGGATTGGAGAATTATATCGACTTGCGTATGGGGGACGGTCTTAACATATTAAAGCCCGGCGAGGTAAATGTGTTGGTGATTGCCGGAATGGGCGGCAAAACAGTTTGTGCCGTTTTTGAACAGGGCCGGGCCGTTATGCGGCAGCTGCAGCGGCTGGTTATTCAGCCTATGCGGGATATAGCCTTGGTTCGCCGGTGGCTGATGGATAACGGCTGGCGGTTGGCAGATGAAGATATGGTTTATGAAGACGGACACTATTATGTGATTTTAGTGGCCGAGCCGGGCACGGAGAAGGTTATGGACAGCTTTGCCCTGGAGGTCGGGCCGTGCTTGTTGGAAAAAAGGAACGTTGTTCTGCGAGAATTTTTAAAAAGACGGTCGGTGGAAATTAATTCTATATTGGCGGCAATAACCCGTGCCCAAAGTGCTGGTGCAATTGAACGGGCCGAGTTTTTAAAACAAGAGGCGGAAAAAATAGAGGAGGTGCTGGCAAATTGGTAG
- a CDS encoding Nif3-like dinuclear metal center hexameric protein: MVDRTKIVRGKDLVHIMERLAPPGLAEEWDNSGWQVGDPDAVVQKVLLALDVTPEVVGEAEQQDVQLIISHHPMLLKGIKAVRRDHPAGSLFFRLIRAGIGVYAAHTTLDSADGGVNDVLAGVLGLEQTEVLHPVQYERLLKLVVFVPVTHADAVREALGRAGAGYIGHYSRCSFNVRGTGTFCPDEGTTPFIGVAGRLEQVEEVRIETIIKEKATSRVVQAMLDVHPYEEVAYDLYPLENKGVARGLGRLGRLPRVAVLGDFARTVQKVLQAGCLRYGGAPGTKVRRIAVCGGSGGDMWSLARQKGADVLVTGDVRYHAARDMLAAGICFIDAGHFATERAVLPALREQLTAALAEAELAVHIDIATTEAEPWAGL; encoded by the coding sequence TTGGTAGACCGGACAAAGATAGTGCGAGGCAAAGATCTGGTACACATTATGGAGCGGCTGGCCCCGCCGGGATTGGCTGAAGAATGGGACAACAGCGGCTGGCAGGTGGGTGATCCTGATGCAGTTGTACAAAAGGTGCTGCTGGCTTTGGATGTAACCCCGGAGGTGGTGGGGGAGGCCGAGCAGCAAGATGTCCAGTTAATCATCAGCCACCATCCCATGCTTCTCAAGGGGATAAAAGCGGTGCGCCGGGATCACCCGGCGGGCAGTTTGTTCTTCCGTCTGATTCGGGCCGGCATTGGGGTTTATGCCGCCCATACTACCCTGGACAGTGCGGACGGCGGGGTCAACGATGTGCTGGCCGGGGTACTGGGGTTGGAGCAAACCGAGGTGCTGCACCCGGTACAATACGAACGGCTGCTTAAGCTGGTGGTATTTGTGCCCGTCACCCATGCCGATGCTGTGCGGGAAGCCCTGGGCCGGGCGGGAGCGGGCTATATCGGTCATTACAGCCGCTGCTCCTTTAATGTGAGGGGTACGGGCACATTTTGCCCGGATGAGGGGACAACCCCGTTTATTGGTGTTGCGGGACGGCTGGAGCAGGTGGAAGAGGTGCGCATAGAAACCATCATTAAAGAAAAAGCAACTAGCCGGGTGGTGCAAGCCATGCTGGATGTACATCCATATGAGGAAGTGGCCTATGATTTATACCCTTTGGAAAACAAAGGGGTGGCCCGGGGGTTGGGCCGGTTGGGCCGGCTGCCCCGGGTGGCTGTGCTGGGCGATTTTGCCCGTACAGTCCAAAAAGTGCTGCAAGCGGGCTGCCTGCGCTACGGTGGAGCTCCCGGCACTAAAGTACGGAGGATAGCGGTTTGCGGTGGGTCCGGCGGCGATATGTGGTCCCTGGCCCGGCAAAAGGGCGCCGACGTGCTGGTTACCGGAGACGTGCGCTACCATGCCGCGCGGGACATGCTGGCGGCGGGTATATGCTTTATCGACGCCGGTCATTTTGCCACCGAGCGGGCGGTGCTGCCCGCGCTGCGCGAGCAGCTTACTGCAGCTTTGGCCGAGGCCGAGCTGGCGGTACATATAGATATAGCCACAACTGAGGCCGAGCCTTGGGCTGGGTTATAG
- a CDS encoding VanW family protein has translation MRQAGIIIILVAVLLGVPPIYRCCTTAMKDAALIPADFSALWVTAAKTYLYGEANLGNKDIRLELGGYGESQAGSEDYNIFKKFSGMERSYEGPLPWEKDPQFLSAIKKYNTPVLMAAYKASLPDPIKAEGYNIGLAAEQLAGQVVQPGEIFSQNKSIGPYTEYRGYQAGPTYAGNQLVTTVGGGVCKIASMLYNVVTFSDLKVIMRDSHSMTVPYVPPGQDATVYYGARDFRFMNNTQGPVVIWSQKVDCTLYMALYGCQKPPKVTWHHVIKKRIKYWTEYRYNPNLPPGGEKVTAPGQDGYVVRSWVTVETPDGMVTSKKKGTSWYNASPRVIERGPRKPQ, from the coding sequence GTGAGGCAGGCTGGAATAATAATCATACTTGTTGCAGTCTTGCTGGGAGTTCCACCAATTTACAGGTGTTGTACAACTGCAATGAAAGATGCTGCTTTAATACCGGCGGACTTTAGTGCTTTATGGGTGACAGCGGCTAAAACTTATCTTTATGGTGAAGCTAATCTTGGTAATAAAGACATTCGGTTGGAACTTGGGGGTTACGGGGAATCTCAGGCCGGCTCGGAAGATTACAATATTTTTAAAAAATTTTCGGGTATGGAGAGATCGTATGAGGGTCCTCTGCCCTGGGAAAAGGATCCCCAATTCCTTTCAGCTATCAAGAAATATAACACTCCCGTGCTGATGGCTGCGTATAAAGCTTCTCTGCCGGATCCGATAAAGGCGGAAGGTTATAATATTGGGCTGGCGGCGGAGCAATTGGCTGGACAGGTAGTACAGCCGGGCGAAATTTTTTCCCAAAACAAATCTATCGGGCCGTACACTGAGTATCGTGGCTATCAAGCCGGCCCTACATATGCGGGTAATCAACTTGTTACCACCGTGGGGGGCGGGGTGTGCAAAATTGCCTCCATGCTGTATAACGTGGTAACTTTCAGCGATTTAAAGGTTATCATGCGCGACTCTCATTCCATGACCGTTCCTTATGTTCCGCCGGGTCAGGATGCTACTGTATATTACGGGGCCAGAGATTTTCGTTTTATGAATAATACCCAGGGCCCGGTGGTCATATGGTCTCAGAAGGTTGACTGTACACTTTATATGGCTCTGTACGGTTGTCAGAAACCGCCCAAGGTTACCTGGCATCATGTAATTAAAAAAAGAATAAAATACTGGACGGAATACCGCTATAACCCCAACCTGCCGCCCGGTGGGGAAAAAGTGACGGCACCGGGCCAAGACGGCTATGTAGTAAGGTCGTGGGTGACCGTGGAAACACCCGATGGTATGGTTACTTCCAAAAAAAAGGGCACCAGCTGGTATAACGCCAGCCCGCGCGTTATTGAGCGCGGGCCGCGTAAACCGCAGTAA
- a CDS encoding aminotransferase class I/II-fold pyridoxal phosphate-dependent enzyme — protein sequence MSNQQNAPIIDALKRYINDKVIRFHMPGHKGRQLADSLLNDLLGSRVFAADVTNVPGLDDLHQTHGVIKEAQEMAAAAFGADHSYFLVNGSSCGLQALIMAVCNQGDRILVPRNMHRSILSGIILSGAVPVYFKPEYDDGYGLFLGASPETIAGSLDCHPEVKAVILVSPTYHGITSNVARIAAIVHARNIPLLIDEAHGPHLHFHEALPRTALEEGADASVQGIHKILAAFTQASMLHIKGNIIDKYKLEACLRLLQSTSTSYLLLASLDAARAQIAARGKQLIQIALELSDYLRQEIVGMTGFSVLGPDIVGQKGVWGLDPTKITISVKGLGVTGLWAERWLREKHHIQIEMSDIFNLLLIIGFGNSRTDTQHFLKALHEMRKYIDQNPIRSYHSRALREGNIMPEIPELVISPREAFGAPTLTLPLNEAVGRISTEAVACYPPGIPVLCPGERVSGEIIDYLTAKRNLGVHFQGCSDLNVYTLRVVR from the coding sequence GTGTCTAATCAGCAAAATGCACCGATCATTGATGCACTTAAGAGATACATCAATGACAAGGTAATCAGATTCCATATGCCGGGCCACAAGGGAAGACAACTTGCCGATAGTTTATTGAATGACCTTTTAGGAAGCCGGGTTTTTGCAGCAGATGTTACCAATGTTCCCGGTCTCGATGATCTGCACCAAACCCACGGTGTTATTAAAGAAGCTCAGGAAATGGCTGCGGCAGCTTTCGGCGCCGATCATTCCTATTTTCTTGTCAACGGCAGTTCATGTGGGCTGCAGGCCCTGATAATGGCGGTATGCAACCAGGGTGATCGGATTTTAGTGCCCCGCAACATGCACCGATCTATTTTAAGCGGGATAATTTTGAGCGGTGCCGTTCCGGTGTACTTTAAACCGGAATACGATGACGGCTATGGTCTTTTCCTGGGAGCTTCCCCGGAAACAATCGCCGGAAGCCTGGATTGTCACCCTGAAGTTAAGGCTGTTATTCTAGTCAGCCCCACCTACCACGGTATTACCTCAAATGTTGCGCGGATTGCTGCAATTGTTCACGCCCGTAATATTCCATTGCTGATTGATGAGGCGCACGGCCCGCACCTGCATTTTCATGAGGCTTTGCCCCGGACTGCCCTGGAGGAGGGGGCGGATGCCTCTGTTCAAGGAATCCATAAGATCCTGGCCGCTTTCACCCAGGCTTCCATGTTACATATCAAGGGAAATATAATTGATAAGTATAAACTTGAAGCCTGCTTAAGGCTTCTCCAAAGCACCAGCACATCTTACCTGCTATTGGCCTCCCTTGATGCGGCCAGAGCACAAATAGCAGCCCGTGGCAAACAGTTGATTCAAATCGCCTTGGAACTATCTGACTACCTGAGGCAAGAAATCGTTGGAATGACAGGCTTTTCGGTTTTGGGGCCTGATATTGTAGGCCAAAAGGGGGTTTGGGGCCTTGACCCGACAAAGATAACTATTTCAGTCAAGGGATTGGGAGTTACCGGGCTCTGGGCGGAACGTTGGCTCAGAGAAAAGCACCATATCCAGATAGAGATGTCGGATATATTTAATTTACTGTTAATTATCGGATTTGGGAACAGCCGTACCGACACCCAACATTTCCTCAAAGCATTACATGAAATGAGAAAATACATCGACCAAAACCCGATCAGATCATATCACTCCCGTGCTCTAAGAGAAGGAAATATTATGCCCGAGATACCTGAACTGGTTATTTCACCCCGGGAGGCTTTTGGAGCACCTACCCTCACCTTACCCCTGAACGAGGCTGTGGGCAGAATAAGCACCGAAGCTGTAGCTTGCTATCCTCCGGGTATACCGGTACTTTGTCCCGGCGAAAGAGTGAGCGGCGAGATTATAGACTACCTCACCGCCAAACGAAATCTGGGCGTGCATTTTCAGGGGTGCAGCGACCTAAATGTCTACACGCTGCGGGTGGTCAGGTGA
- a CDS encoding EamA family transporter has translation MTILYAILGMLCWGLAPLFGKLGLYNVNPVTALSLRTIFAATLVMGWLIGSRGFHQFLQVPPIFWVFIGIEAILATLLGDLAYFAALKRGNINDVTLILSCSPIVTMLLSYCFFGEMITNFQLIGAAFISIGLVFISFDLL, from the coding sequence ATGACTATCCTTTATGCTATTTTAGGAATGTTATGCTGGGGGCTGGCTCCATTGTTCGGCAAACTGGGTTTGTACAACGTAAACCCGGTTACCGCCCTTTCATTACGCACCATTTTTGCGGCTACCCTGGTGATGGGCTGGTTAATCGGCTCCCGGGGCTTTCATCAGTTCCTCCAAGTGCCTCCGATATTCTGGGTATTTATAGGTATTGAGGCCATTCTGGCAACATTGTTGGGTGACCTGGCTTATTTTGCTGCTCTAAAAAGAGGTAACATTAACGATGTAACGCTGATTTTATCTTGTTCTCCCATTGTTACCATGCTATTAAGTTACTGCTTTTTCGGTGAAATGATTACAAACTTTCAGCTCATTGGAGCTGCTTTTATTAGTATTGGCCTGGTTTTTATCAGTTTTGATCTGCTGTAA
- a CDS encoding glycosyltransferase family 4 protein, which yields MLQQQPKLLQIVRPTEGGIGRHVITLVNGLKEEFDVTIACPQKSALEDKLVSENIKVLPLPLTGVVSLKEDYASFNLLRKFMRGEQVHLVHAHGAKAALVSRPAALWAGVPAIYTVHNSIHNEHWPAWKNNIAAVIECALAWSTDCIITVSNALGDEIKYKQKIPHSKIKVIHNGINLNKFNISHIQHGSKEKWHIPPDRTVIGTVARMAPQKGLSVLIKAAEQLIERYNVHFLIVGDGPLRGKLEETIRLSSINDYFTFTGMINDITPAYSTMDIFVLPSITEGLPLTILEAMAFSLPVVATSVGGVPEIIKHGECGFLVSPGDHKELSSKIACLLDCPSLRNEFGYRGKQRVYDEFDASKMIQETINVYCRLLKEPMLRTHLECGANPN from the coding sequence ATGCTCCAACAACAACCAAAACTATTGCAAATTGTCAGGCCCACGGAAGGCGGCATCGGAAGGCATGTTATAACTTTGGTAAATGGGCTAAAGGAAGAATTTGATGTTACGATAGCCTGTCCACAAAAAAGTGCCTTGGAAGATAAGCTTGTTTCAGAAAATATAAAAGTATTGCCGCTGCCTTTAACCGGAGTGGTTTCTCTGAAAGAAGACTATGCATCATTTAACCTTCTTCGCAAATTTATGCGCGGGGAACAGGTTCACCTGGTACACGCCCACGGGGCCAAAGCCGCCCTTGTTAGCAGGCCGGCGGCTCTTTGGGCGGGAGTGCCCGCCATATATACGGTACATAACTCTATTCATAATGAGCATTGGCCCGCTTGGAAAAATAATATCGCGGCTGTTATAGAATGTGCCCTTGCGTGGTCTACCGATTGCATCATAACTGTTTCGAACGCTCTAGGTGACGAAATTAAATATAAACAAAAAATTCCTCATTCCAAAATTAAAGTTATCCATAATGGAATCAATCTAAATAAATTTAATATTAGTCATATCCAACATGGTTCTAAAGAAAAGTGGCATATCCCCCCGGATCGAACTGTAATAGGAACTGTGGCCAGAATGGCTCCACAGAAGGGGCTCTCTGTGCTGATAAAAGCTGCGGAACAGCTTATTGAAAGATATAACGTACATTTTTTAATAGTCGGCGACGGACCTTTAAGGGGAAAACTTGAAGAAACAATACGGCTGTCATCAATTAATGATTACTTTACTTTTACCGGTATGATTAACGATATCACTCCTGCGTATTCTACAATGGATATATTTGTACTGCCGTCGATAACAGAGGGTTTACCCCTTACTATATTGGAGGCAATGGCCTTTTCTTTGCCCGTTGTGGCTACATCTGTCGGAGGGGTGCCGGAGATTATTAAACATGGTGAATGCGGTTTCTTGGTTTCACCTGGTGACCACAAGGAATTGTCCTCTAAAATAGCTTGCCTCCTTGACTGCCCAAGCTTGAGAAATGAGTTTGGATACAGGGGCAAACAAAGAGTATATGATGAATTTGATGCATCAAAAATGATTCAAGAAACAATAAATGTTTATTGCCGGCTATTAAAAGAACCAATGCTTAGAACTCATTTAGAATGTGGAGCTAACCCTAATTAA